Proteins encoded within one genomic window of Gimesia chilikensis:
- a CDS encoding ECF-type sigma factor: MSLIEETVTQWIDQLKTGDARAAQRLWESYFLEMVEVARKKLQGAPRAVADEEDVALSAFKSFCLGAQNGRFSQVTDRENLWPLLVAITSHKSVDLIRHENRKKRGGSGASGTESERNKQSSPVDFEQIIQSQPSPEFTVQLAEELERLLDLLDKTGDSTLRQVALAKMEGETTTEIAEQLGCARRTIERKLQLITRLWQEDCNL; this comes from the coding sequence ATGTCTTTAATCGAAGAGACTGTCACACAGTGGATCGATCAGTTAAAAACGGGCGATGCGCGCGCTGCGCAGCGGCTGTGGGAGTCCTATTTTCTGGAAATGGTGGAAGTGGCTCGCAAAAAGCTGCAGGGGGCACCACGCGCCGTGGCTGATGAAGAAGATGTCGCGCTCAGTGCTTTTAAAAGTTTTTGTCTGGGAGCGCAGAATGGCCGCTTTTCACAGGTCACCGATCGAGAAAACCTGTGGCCGCTCCTGGTGGCAATTACCTCGCATAAGTCCGTTGACCTGATACGCCATGAGAATCGGAAAAAACGGGGAGGCAGTGGTGCCAGCGGCACAGAGTCGGAACGCAACAAACAAAGTTCTCCCGTTGATTTTGAGCAGATTATTCAGAGTCAACCTTCCCCGGAATTCACTGTCCAACTGGCCGAGGAACTGGAACGCCTGCTCGATTTATTGGACAAAACCGGCGATTCGACCTTAAGACAGGTTGCGTTAGCCAAAATGGAAGGGGAAACTACAACTGAAATTGCCGAACAGCTGGGTTGTGCCCGTCGTACGATTGAACGGAAGCTTCAGCTGATTACCCGTCTTTGGCAAGAGGATTGCAATTTGTGA
- a CDS encoding bifunctional serine/threonine-protein kinase/formylglycine-generating enzyme family protein, translated as MKSRNGTDFEQLPSDLMLKINQLCDQFETELRQGDLPSITDWLDHVAVEYREVILKELIPLEIEHRIQTGDIPQVSDYLQPFPLLDQDWLSETIATARAELKSAKANDLSSGAQGNSIESYRERIIQSGVLAASELTEILETAESLSSADEMAELLTQSGRLTTYQSQMLLEPECRPLLIGEYLILEPISSGGMGTVYKAIHRRMKRIVALKVIRADLDQNPERLKRFEREVQTAARLSHPHIVTAYDAGESQGIHYLICEYIDGESLTQLVRESGPLDFADALHCLQQIAEGLNYAHSQGVIHRDIKPANILVDDQGDLKILDMGLARLQESSADILTNGEQTELTSSQIFMGTIDYMAPEQARNTRLADHRSDIYSLGCTFYFLLTGKPVYSGETTVERILAHKEQPIPRLSSICNQVPTDFDEIFSKMLAKEPDERYSSVSDLLQDLHNFNLSYDAEQTAMLPAAESADFQTEATTAAEAWASQTTREQPAVSDYTVMAGTTVPHQAPPAGRRRGLIWGGAAVAAAVLLMFLFRNPQRQLAEDSTAGPLETTPGQSGQLDAGTIQAEYAKQVQLPAQTSEKISGGPEPVMLNLTLIPPGEFVMGTDESDPIAYDAPTHPVKLTRPFYIGTTEVSNQLFQSFVDETSYRTDAERAGGYGMTGGSWNRSGNYYWNNLGELPVQKTAPAVNISWNDAVAFCEWLSRKTGAIYRLPTEAEWEYACRAGTQTPWFFGDSPEGMAQYAWFQGNAEGKVYPAKQKQPNPFGLYDMYGNEWEWCQDFYAADYYRSSPSENPTGPTEGSERVRRGGGFQQPAAQMTSYIRGHGPPETPSRGAFRVVREIPVD; from the coding sequence GTGAAGTCGCGAAATGGAACAGATTTCGAACAGCTCCCTTCAGATCTGATGCTCAAAATCAATCAGTTGTGTGACCAGTTCGAAACAGAGCTCAGGCAGGGAGATCTACCATCAATTACAGATTGGCTGGATCATGTTGCCGTCGAATATCGCGAAGTAATTCTAAAAGAACTGATACCGCTGGAAATCGAACACCGGATTCAGACTGGTGACATACCGCAGGTCAGCGACTATCTGCAGCCGTTTCCCCTGCTGGACCAGGACTGGTTATCGGAAACGATTGCAACCGCCAGAGCTGAACTGAAATCTGCAAAAGCGAACGATCTGTCATCAGGCGCTCAGGGAAATTCCATAGAGTCCTACAGGGAGCGGATTATTCAGTCCGGGGTCCTGGCTGCCTCTGAACTGACCGAAATTCTCGAAACGGCTGAATCACTTTCGTCTGCAGATGAAATGGCAGAGTTGCTGACTCAGTCTGGTCGACTTACGACATATCAGAGTCAGATGCTGCTTGAACCGGAATGCCGTCCGTTGTTGATTGGCGAATATCTGATTCTGGAACCGATCAGCTCAGGGGGCATGGGGACGGTTTATAAAGCCATTCATCGGCGGATGAAACGGATTGTGGCGCTCAAAGTAATTCGTGCGGATCTGGATCAGAATCCGGAACGGCTGAAGCGATTCGAGCGAGAAGTGCAGACCGCCGCGCGCCTGTCTCATCCCCATATTGTAACCGCTTACGATGCAGGGGAATCACAGGGGATCCATTATCTGATCTGCGAATACATCGATGGTGAGAGCCTCACTCAACTGGTACGGGAATCGGGACCGCTTGATTTTGCAGACGCGTTACATTGTCTGCAGCAGATCGCGGAAGGTTTGAATTATGCCCATTCCCAGGGAGTGATTCATCGGGATATAAAGCCAGCGAATATTTTAGTCGATGATCAGGGAGATCTGAAAATCCTGGATATGGGGCTGGCCCGCCTGCAGGAATCATCAGCGGACATTCTCACCAACGGAGAACAGACTGAACTCACCTCCAGTCAGATTTTCATGGGCACTATCGATTACATGGCCCCCGAGCAGGCACGGAATACCAGGTTAGCCGACCATCGCTCTGATATTTACAGTCTCGGTTGCACATTCTATTTCCTGCTGACAGGGAAACCCGTTTACTCCGGGGAGACGACAGTCGAGCGGATACTCGCGCACAAGGAACAGCCGATCCCTCGCCTGTCGAGCATCTGCAACCAGGTGCCAACGGACTTTGATGAGATCTTTTCAAAGATGCTGGCCAAGGAACCTGACGAGCGTTATTCGAGCGTGAGCGATTTATTGCAGGACCTGCATAATTTCAATCTCAGCTACGATGCAGAGCAGACAGCTATGCTCCCCGCTGCTGAGTCTGCTGATTTCCAGACAGAGGCAACGACTGCAGCAGAAGCCTGGGCCAGTCAGACGACCAGGGAGCAGCCCGCGGTATCCGATTATACGGTGATGGCTGGAACCACTGTGCCACACCAGGCACCTCCTGCAGGCAGACGGCGTGGCTTGATCTGGGGGGGCGCTGCGGTCGCAGCAGCAGTACTGCTTATGTTCCTGTTCAGGAATCCGCAACGTCAGTTGGCAGAAGACTCGACTGCTGGTCCTCTGGAGACGACTCCAGGTCAGTCGGGTCAGCTCGATGCCGGAACGATTCAGGCAGAGTATGCAAAACAGGTTCAATTGCCTGCTCAGACCAGTGAGAAAATCTCTGGCGGTCCTGAGCCGGTGATGCTCAATCTGACTTTGATTCCTCCCGGCGAGTTCGTTATGGGAACGGATGAATCAGATCCGATTGCCTATGACGCGCCAACACATCCTGTGAAACTGACACGCCCGTTTTATATCGGGACGACTGAAGTGTCGAATCAGTTGTTCCAGAGTTTCGTTGATGAAACCAGCTATCGCACAGATGCAGAACGGGCTGGCGGGTACGGAATGACTGGTGGCAGCTGGAATCGGTCGGGAAATTATTACTGGAATAATCTCGGCGAGCTACCTGTGCAGAAAACTGCGCCGGCCGTCAATATCAGCTGGAATGATGCAGTCGCGTTTTGTGAATGGCTCTCACGAAAGACGGGGGCTATTTATCGGCTTCCCACTGAGGCGGAATGGGAGTACGCCTGCCGGGCGGGGACACAAACCCCCTGGTTTTTTGGGGATAGCCCCGAGGGTATGGCGCAGTATGCGTGGTTCCAGGGGAATGCTGAAGGTAAAGTATATCCTGCGAAACAGAAGCAGCCCAACCCATTCGGACTCTATGACATGTATGGTAATGAGTGGGAGTGGTGCCAGGACTTCTATGCCGCCGACTATTACCGCAGCTCTCCCTCCGAAAACCCGACAGGTCCCACAGAAGGCAGCGAACGGGTACGTCGTGGGGGCGGCTTTCAACAGCCCGCTGCCCAGATGACTTCTTATATTCGCGGTCATGGACCACCAGAGACACCTTCGCGCGGTGCATTCAGGGTGGTCCGGGAAATCCCCGTTGACTAA
- a CDS encoding carbon-nitrogen hydrolase family protein, which translates to MNSSLKSPSISLLLGILLTLLLQSTSISAGEPVPEGWQQIAMREPVKPEFNYLPQGSFDGKGALAISAAPDQTESHGAWVKTFPVKGGQGYRFHVWRKTEGLSVPRRNAVVKITWLDEKGNLIPSRVQGADDRVRPVFPADGNTNKAGWTEVTDVYPVPTEATQAKVELHLRWAGQGRVLWSLPELNPEAAPAQRIIRLASAHLRPRNGKSAMENCQQFAPLIAEAGKKQADLICLPECLTMCGTGLDYADVAEPVPGPSTEYFGKLAKDFNLYIVAGLLEQSGDLVYNTAALIGPDGKLVGKYRKVCLPREEIEHGISPGKEYPVFDTRFGKLGMMICWDVHFPEVARNLANNGAEVIAMPIWGGNPTLAKARAIENQVFLVTSTYTDPDRDWMKTTIIDKEGKMLSIGKDWGTLVMAEVNLSQPKLWRFLGNFRERIYRERPVEGFVEPTETR; encoded by the coding sequence ATGAATTCTTCCCTTAAGTCACCGTCTATCTCCTTACTGTTGGGAATTCTGCTGACTCTATTGCTGCAGAGCACTTCAATATCAGCAGGTGAGCCCGTCCCTGAGGGCTGGCAACAGATCGCGATGCGCGAACCGGTCAAGCCGGAGTTCAACTATCTCCCCCAGGGTTCCTTCGATGGTAAAGGGGCGCTGGCAATCTCTGCTGCACCCGACCAGACAGAATCGCATGGAGCTTGGGTAAAAACATTCCCGGTCAAGGGAGGACAGGGATATCGTTTTCATGTCTGGAGAAAAACCGAAGGACTGTCTGTTCCGCGTCGCAATGCAGTCGTCAAAATCACATGGCTCGATGAAAAAGGGAATCTGATTCCTTCGCGCGTCCAGGGTGCCGATGACAGAGTGAGACCCGTATTCCCCGCAGATGGAAATACCAACAAAGCAGGCTGGACCGAAGTAACTGACGTGTATCCGGTCCCGACAGAGGCGACACAAGCCAAAGTAGAACTGCATCTCCGCTGGGCCGGTCAGGGACGCGTTCTGTGGAGTCTGCCGGAATTGAATCCGGAAGCTGCTCCCGCGCAGCGAATCATCCGACTGGCATCCGCTCATTTGCGTCCTCGCAATGGAAAGTCAGCGATGGAGAACTGCCAACAGTTCGCTCCGCTGATCGCAGAAGCAGGTAAGAAACAGGCTGACCTGATCTGTCTTCCGGAGTGTCTCACCATGTGCGGCACAGGCCTGGATTACGCAGATGTGGCTGAACCGGTCCCCGGCCCTTCAACCGAATATTTCGGCAAACTCGCGAAGGATTTTAATCTGTATATTGTGGCAGGCCTGCTGGAACAATCGGGAGACCTCGTTTATAACACAGCGGCTTTGATCGGCCCTGATGGGAAGCTGGTGGGTAAATATCGGAAAGTCTGTCTTCCCCGTGAAGAAATTGAGCACGGAATCTCGCCAGGGAAAGAATATCCGGTATTTGACACCCGCTTCGGGAAACTGGGAATGATGATCTGCTGGGATGTTCATTTCCCTGAAGTGGCCCGGAACCTGGCCAACAATGGGGCTGAAGTCATTGCCATGCCGATCTGGGGCGGCAATCCGACACTCGCCAAGGCACGTGCCATCGAAAATCAGGTCTTTCTCGTCACCAGCACCTACACCGATCCCGACCGAGACTGGATGAAAACAACGATCATCGACAAGGAAGGCAAGATGCTCTCGATCGGCAAAGACTGGGGCACACTGGTGATGGCAGAGGTGAATCTGTCCCAGCCGAAGCTCTGGCGTTTCCTGGGTAACTTTCGCGAGCGGATCTACCGTGAACGTCCCGTGGAAGGTTTTGTTGAACCGACGGAAACACGCTAG
- a CDS encoding glycerol-3-phosphate dehydrogenase/oxidase gives MNQSERALILGAGINGVAIARELLLNDMPVTIVDQGDLSQGATSKSSRLIHGGLRYLEYGDFSLVSESVHERGILLNLAPHLVKPLRFAIPLSHRASGIPSSGLRFLSGFRVPGVPWLTSHLNFSSERGLYLVNIGLTLYDWFASKGNLPRHSVHNVGETGLPQINASKFRWMACYSDAQMRFPERFVVALLHDCQRIAREKGIEFELLTYHQVRLKERTAVIRNLHADAQPESEFVPTVIVNASGACGDLTLEQMDVPSPRLMGGTKGSHIISFHPGLREALGTQAVYSEASDGRLVFILPFGDSTLIGTTDVRVEGNPLDVTASPEELKYLVEMVNMVFPQVELTLDDINLHYSGVRPLPYQPQGKAASISRDHSLKDYEGPFGWIVTLVGGKLTSWRAFAEKVSDRILRKLGKSYFSQSKTRLVPGAEGYPQTESIFNTELDRLAEKYSLPRDSIKALWTLQGTYLEEILDSLPEFSPELIRGTSLPRQYVAWTIEHEWAETLGDLVERRLMLIFSETLKEETLDDLTECLVAAGKVLPEQTPDLIQSYKTHLDQFYGKAVVTT, from the coding sequence ATGAATCAATCAGAGCGGGCACTCATCCTCGGAGCCGGCATCAATGGCGTCGCGATCGCCAGGGAACTGCTGCTCAACGATATGCCGGTGACGATCGTCGATCAGGGAGATCTCTCACAGGGGGCGACGTCGAAATCATCCCGCTTGATTCATGGTGGACTCAGGTATCTGGAATATGGCGATTTTTCACTCGTAAGTGAATCGGTTCACGAACGGGGCATCCTGTTGAACCTGGCTCCCCACCTGGTTAAGCCCCTGCGTTTTGCAATTCCCCTGTCTCATCGGGCATCGGGAATCCCCTCTTCCGGGCTGCGGTTTCTGAGTGGCTTCCGTGTGCCGGGCGTTCCCTGGCTGACCTCGCATTTGAATTTCTCTTCAGAACGCGGACTGTATCTGGTCAACATCGGACTGACCCTCTACGACTGGTTTGCATCAAAGGGAAATCTCCCTCGCCATTCCGTTCATAATGTCGGGGAAACGGGACTTCCTCAAATCAATGCGTCCAAATTCCGCTGGATGGCCTGCTATTCTGATGCACAAATGCGATTTCCCGAACGCTTCGTCGTCGCGCTGCTGCATGATTGTCAGCGTATTGCCCGTGAGAAAGGCATCGAATTCGAACTGCTGACCTACCACCAGGTCAGGCTCAAAGAGCGGACCGCGGTGATTCGCAATCTGCATGCGGACGCACAACCTGAAAGTGAATTCGTTCCAACCGTTATCGTCAACGCTTCGGGGGCCTGTGGTGATCTGACGCTGGAACAGATGGATGTACCGTCCCCCCGTCTGATGGGGGGAACCAAGGGTAGTCACATCATTTCGTTTCACCCTGGGCTGCGTGAGGCGCTGGGCACACAAGCTGTCTATTCCGAAGCCAGCGATGGTCGACTGGTTTTCATTCTCCCCTTTGGCGACTCCACCTTGATCGGCACGACCGATGTTCGCGTGGAGGGTAATCCGCTGGATGTCACCGCGAGTCCGGAGGAACTGAAATACCTGGTAGAGATGGTCAACATGGTTTTTCCCCAGGTCGAACTGACCCTCGATGATATCAATCTGCATTACAGTGGTGTTCGTCCTCTGCCTTATCAGCCACAGGGGAAAGCCGCCTCGATCTCCCGCGATCATTCGCTCAAAGATTACGAAGGTCCCTTTGGCTGGATTGTCACATTGGTCGGAGGCAAATTGACTTCCTGGCGGGCCTTTGCCGAAAAAGTTTCTGATCGGATCCTGCGCAAACTGGGAAAAAGTTATTTCTCACAATCCAAAACCCGCCTGGTTCCCGGAGCAGAAGGCTACCCGCAGACAGAGTCCATTTTCAACACGGAACTGGATCGTCTTGCCGAAAAATACTCGCTCCCCCGGGACAGCATCAAGGCACTTTGGACGCTACAGGGAACCTACCTGGAGGAGATACTCGATTCGCTCCCCGAGTTTTCTCCGGAACTGATCCGGGGGACTTCGCTGCCACGCCAGTATGTTGCCTGGACCATTGAGCATGAGTGGGCAGAAACTTTAGGCGACCTTGTCGAACGTCGTTTAATGCTGATCTTCTCCGAAACACTCAAGGAAGAGACATTAGACGATCTCACAGAATGCCTTGTTGCAGCCGGTAAAGTGTTACCTGAGCAGACTCCTGATCTGATACAATCTTACAAAACGCACCTTGATCAATTTTACGGTAAAGCGGTTGTTACAACGTAA
- a CDS encoding GNAT family N-acetyltransferase encodes MYKIKLAQPGHFLDVAALDRIAWPEEPDTYIPDGEHAWRLWCEYATVLISVESQPDQRERVTGALLMFPTNTSEIFLHKIMVHPDYRGKGIGSALMQQALQDAQDVVLLTVNPENTPAVKLYESFGFNVRTRVEGYYRPHEHRLIMEFQPTT; translated from the coding sequence TTGTATAAGATTAAACTGGCTCAACCGGGTCATTTTCTGGATGTAGCAGCCCTGGACCGTATCGCCTGGCCCGAAGAGCCGGACACCTATATCCCTGATGGTGAGCATGCCTGGCGGCTCTGGTGTGAGTATGCGACGGTTCTAATTTCTGTGGAGTCGCAGCCCGATCAAAGAGAACGCGTGACAGGAGCGCTCTTGATGTTCCCCACAAATACCAGTGAAATTTTTCTTCACAAAATCATGGTCCACCCTGATTATCGCGGCAAGGGAATCGGCTCGGCCCTGATGCAGCAGGCACTGCAAGACGCACAAGACGTCGTTCTGCTGACCGTAAATCCGGAAAACACCCCCGCAGTCAAACTCTACGAAAGCTTCGGATTCAATGTTCGTACCCGGGTAGAGGGCTACTATCGCCCTCATGAGCATCGTCTGATCATGGAATTCCAACCGACCACTTAA
- a CDS encoding XylR family transcriptional regulator, which translates to MTSSSIPHVALLIETSRSHGRGLLNGIRQFIAENEEWSVFLMPRSLDSQIPDWISRWKGDGILSRTTSQEMADAITASGIPTVELRSTKLKHAFPFLGIDNRAMGRLVAEHFLERGIRHFGVYEIGIEVYFEERRDNYIQTIQQAGYEVSVFSAAEDSEAPREWEKHQEQMANWVRGLPKPVGIMACTDQLGFWLLDACDRAGISVPDEVAVVGVENDEILCMMARPPLSSVAFNSARIGYEAAALLSRLMQGEPVPEEPFMIDPLGIVTRQSSDVVAVDDPELAMALRFIRENACRGIQVGDILKQVPLSRTALERQMKAAIGRSPKAEILRNQLERAKELLVSTELSLAQISERVGFRHAQHFSTIFKEKLGETPGSYRAKMH; encoded by the coding sequence ATGACTTCCTCTTCCATTCCCCACGTGGCACTGCTGATTGAGACCTCCCGCTCCCATGGGCGCGGGCTGTTGAACGGCATTCGTCAGTTTATCGCTGAGAATGAAGAGTGGTCTGTGTTTCTGATGCCCCGCTCCCTGGATTCTCAGATTCCGGACTGGATCTCCCGCTGGAAAGGGGATGGAATTCTCAGTCGAACGACCAGCCAGGAAATGGCCGACGCGATCACCGCTTCCGGGATTCCCACCGTTGAACTGCGGTCGACGAAACTCAAGCATGCCTTTCCGTTTCTGGGGATCGATAACCGGGCCATGGGACGACTGGTCGCCGAGCATTTTCTCGAACGGGGGATTCGTCACTTCGGTGTCTATGAAATCGGTATCGAAGTCTATTTTGAAGAACGCAGGGACAATTACATTCAAACGATCCAGCAGGCGGGTTACGAAGTGAGTGTGTTTTCCGCGGCAGAAGATTCGGAGGCCCCTCGCGAATGGGAGAAGCACCAGGAACAGATGGCAAACTGGGTACGTGGTCTCCCCAAACCGGTGGGGATCATGGCATGTACCGATCAGCTCGGTTTCTGGTTGCTGGATGCCTGTGACCGGGCAGGAATCTCGGTTCCCGATGAGGTGGCCGTGGTAGGCGTCGAAAATGACGAGATCCTCTGCATGATGGCCCGGCCGCCACTTTCGAGCGTGGCTTTCAACTCAGCCCGGATTGGTTACGAGGCGGCAGCGTTGTTGAGCAGATTGATGCAGGGGGAGCCAGTCCCGGAAGAACCGTTCATGATTGATCCCCTGGGAATTGTGACACGTCAGTCTTCCGATGTCGTCGCCGTGGATGATCCGGAGCTGGCCATGGCGCTGCGGTTCATTCGCGAGAATGCCTGTCGTGGAATTCAGGTGGGGGATATTCTCAAACAGGTTCCGCTGTCTCGAACCGCGTTGGAACGACAGATGAAAGCGGCCATTGGACGTTCTCCCAAAGCAGAGATTCTCCGCAACCAGCTGGAACGGGCCAAAGAACTGCTCGTCTCGACCGAATTGTCTCTGGCACAGATCTCGGAACGCGTTGGATTTCGGCACGCACAGCATTTCAGCACGATATTCAAGGAGAAACTGGGGGAAACGCCGGGCTCTTATCGTGCTAAAATGCACTGA
- a CDS encoding DJ-1/PfpI family protein: MNKVLIIVGDATETVDTLYPYYRLIEGGYEPVVAAPEKRRYQMVLHEVKPGWTITKEWEGYSIEADIAFKDIKEEEYLGIFFSGGRAPEYIRDDEDLIRITQHFFETGKPIASVCHGVEIPARAGCVKGRRMATVPKCQFDLEVCGGIFVNEPCVIDGNLVSGRTYHDHGHYMGPWMKMLDEAQSQF, translated from the coding sequence ATGAACAAGGTGCTGATCATCGTTGGTGATGCCACAGAAACTGTCGATACGCTGTATCCCTACTATCGCCTGATTGAGGGAGGCTATGAACCTGTCGTCGCAGCTCCCGAAAAACGGCGGTACCAGATGGTATTGCATGAAGTCAAACCGGGCTGGACCATCACCAAAGAATGGGAAGGGTATTCGATCGAAGCAGACATCGCTTTCAAAGATATCAAAGAAGAAGAATACCTGGGTATCTTTTTCAGTGGTGGACGTGCGCCAGAGTACATTCGCGACGATGAGGATCTGATCCGCATCACACAGCATTTCTTCGAAACCGGAAAGCCGATCGCTTCCGTCTGCCACGGAGTGGAAATTCCAGCGCGGGCCGGGTGCGTCAAAGGCCGTCGGATGGCCACTGTGCCTAAGTGCCAGTTTGATCTGGAAGTCTGTGGCGGCATTTTTGTCAATGAGCCCTGTGTGATTGACGGGAATCTCGTCAGCGGCCGCACCTACCATGACCACGGACACTATATGGGACCCTGGATGAAAATGCTGGATGAAGCCCAGAGCCAGTTCTGA
- a CDS encoding Gfo/Idh/MocA family protein → MTSRKLTRRSFLKTSAAGLPLACLAPGVFVNTARSAQKSRNSNERLKIGSIGMRYQGSVIADKAQEYGDIVAIADVDREIAQKARKQFGGKATLFEDYREMLEKADIDVVTIGAPDHWHTKMLIDACRAGKDVYCEKPLTLTVDEGKILNRVVKDTNAVVQVGTWQRSDHRFRQAVEMVHDGRIGNLKKVTVTLSKNKTGGPFKPEPVPSVLNWDLWQGQTPDVPYIKERCHYTFRWWYEYSGGQMTDWGAHHIDIAQWGAGMQDTGPVDIEGTATFPNVENGYNVALDYHLKARYANGVILEVNDTGRTGVMFEGDEGRMFVNRGTIAGKPVEDLKQNPLPREKFNVYAHDNLSRPPRMGKLDAIVNHMGNFFDCIESRETPISSVQNQHRSVSVCHIGNISQRLGRKLTWDPEQELFVGDDEANTWLKREQRKGYEITDS, encoded by the coding sequence ATGACTTCACGGAAACTGACACGTCGATCATTTCTGAAAACTTCTGCAGCCGGTCTGCCGCTTGCCTGCCTGGCACCGGGGGTCTTCGTCAATACGGCACGCTCTGCTCAAAAGTCACGGAACTCAAACGAGCGGCTGAAGATTGGTTCCATTGGTATGCGTTACCAGGGATCGGTCATCGCAGATAAAGCGCAGGAATATGGCGACATCGTCGCGATAGCCGACGTGGATCGTGAGATCGCGCAGAAGGCCCGCAAGCAGTTTGGCGGTAAAGCGACACTGTTTGAAGATTACCGTGAGATGCTTGAAAAGGCCGACATTGATGTCGTAACGATCGGCGCACCCGATCACTGGCATACTAAAATGCTGATCGATGCCTGCCGGGCCGGGAAAGACGTCTATTGTGAAAAGCCACTCACACTGACCGTAGATGAAGGTAAGATCCTGAACCGGGTTGTCAAAGATACCAACGCGGTCGTGCAGGTCGGAACCTGGCAGCGAAGCGATCATCGTTTCCGCCAGGCCGTTGAAATGGTACATGACGGACGCATCGGCAACCTGAAGAAGGTGACCGTCACGCTCAGTAAAAACAAAACGGGTGGTCCCTTCAAGCCCGAGCCTGTCCCTTCAGTCTTAAACTGGGATTTGTGGCAGGGGCAGACTCCTGATGTGCCTTATATTAAGGAACGTTGTCACTATACGTTCCGCTGGTGGTATGAGTATTCGGGGGGCCAGATGACTGACTGGGGCGCGCATCACATTGATATCGCCCAGTGGGGAGCTGGAATGCAGGATACCGGTCCTGTCGATATCGAAGGGACCGCCACATTTCCGAACGTCGAAAACGGCTACAATGTTGCCCTCGACTACCATTTGAAGGCCCGCTATGCCAACGGGGTGATTCTGGAAGTCAATGACACCGGTCGAACCGGCGTCATGTTTGAAGGTGACGAGGGACGAATGTTTGTAAACCGGGGGACGATCGCCGGTAAACCCGTCGAGGATCTGAAGCAGAATCCACTGCCCCGCGAAAAGTTTAATGTCTATGCTCACGACAATCTCTCCCGACCTCCCCGGATGGGCAAACTGGATGCGATTGTCAATCACATGGGCAATTTCTTCGACTGCATCGAATCTCGCGAAACGCCGATCTCGAGTGTGCAGAATCAGCACCGTTCAGTTTCAGTCTGTCATATCGGCAATATCTCTCAACGCCTGGGGCGTAAGCTGACCTGGGATCCCGAACAGGAACTGTTTGTGGGAGACGACGAAGCCAATACGTGGCTCAAACGGGAGCAGAGAAAAGGTTACGAAATCACTGATTCCTGA
- a CDS encoding phytanoyl-CoA dioxygenase family protein, producing MSVSTGIITEEHKRQFEEEGYFILERVIPEEDLQIIRDSCAHLIDLMHQEMDRLGTDHIHISHRGKRYHIAKKYDQAPRLTEYVFGDLMAEICKATIGDTAYLFYDQYVVKAAEKGIKFSWHQDSGYLGFNHRPYVTVWAAVDDMTVENGTVDVLPFSTVGIRSLVEHIRDPETGDKTGYFGKEPGVTAVVPAGSLAVFSSLTFHRSGANTTDKMRRAYVTQYSPEPIYDPETGQPKHLAVPFLKGGDRVVS from the coding sequence ATGTCGGTTTCCACAGGGATCATCACGGAAGAGCATAAACGTCAGTTTGAGGAAGAGGGATATTTTATTCTGGAGAGGGTCATCCCCGAAGAGGATCTACAGATCATTCGGGATTCCTGTGCTCATCTGATCGATCTGATGCATCAGGAAATGGATCGGCTGGGAACAGACCATATTCATATTAGCCATCGAGGCAAACGTTACCACATCGCGAAAAAATACGATCAGGCGCCACGTCTGACTGAATATGTATTTGGCGATCTGATGGCGGAAATCTGTAAGGCCACCATCGGAGACACAGCGTATCTGTTTTACGATCAGTACGTTGTCAAAGCGGCGGAGAAGGGGATCAAGTTTTCCTGGCACCAGGATTCTGGCTACCTGGGGTTCAATCATCGTCCCTATGTGACGGTCTGGGCGGCCGTAGATGATATGACCGTGGAAAACGGGACCGTTGATGTGTTGCCCTTTTCGACGGTTGGTATCCGTTCCTTAGTGGAACACATTCGGGATCCTGAGACCGGCGACAAAACCGGCTACTTCGGTAAGGAACCGGGAGTCACAGCAGTCGTTCCCGCAGGGAGCCTGGCTGTGTTCAGTTCTCTCACCTTCCATCGCAGTGGTGCTAATACGACCGATAAAATGCGTCGGGCGTACGTCACCCAATATTCACCGGAACCAATTTATGATCCGGAAACCGGTCAGCCCAAACATTTGGCGGTACCGTTCCTTAAAGGTGGGGACCGCGTGGTATCCTGA